In Palaemon carinicauda isolate YSFRI2023 chromosome 38, ASM3689809v2, whole genome shotgun sequence, a single window of DNA contains:
- the LOC137630631 gene encoding uncharacterized protein, producing the protein MAEIPSHYYGNYSEHQQMMSENCHSGFPGPFPEEHYSYNSQSINLASPYSPNNYQPAFSSVQTPSFHNPYNGPSYCEVASNFSLNSVANSPFDDDRNASLNNQRIDNVKTTNSFFDRRHSVDLAEPLDEIPVESLLYISKQDGQLIKSEAEDSIQTTFSDSDDFLFGPDRDEEDSRSTMYSVNSTSDSVVSTHSISHGYDHSTAASTSPNSVSSCMKSIYEPIDFTDSLIPSQPYTPHNQAIMNPSSSCSNVTCDTLNNGFLTSNSHASLESSQVAGFPQVSPKYSQRPMQNYNDPFFKDKEQVMKLTESSPMKKKPKLIKKAPKHQQGGPKNFKKPKVSEASKISIQGSFDESVMINKNECSNQHRPISPSSSYRDEFLTDENSDMDCPGSVESPNKPAKPSKKPNTENPTRVVRKRMRCPRGMTLEIKPCEVCGDKAKNMHFGGLVCDSCKAFFRRSVQSNAWDQFKCEKEGKCSINKTNRRCCQYCRFQKCEKVGMKMDWVMTESGRMNLFKNRLARTRQMKEEKKQETLYGELPRSLSHEDALAIKRILNTLHMTFGSIPYPGECAGDSIDSLSNIFVYLCKKFGKFFIKITEETDLCEEDKTLLLKNGISMSLYINGAHMYDPVSRSWPASTTHPSIKVPHLTLETLEKLASIPDAFSTIMKFYGTYEGDLKDHVVAALMYLISFFLPDDPKLIDSSSVQQIQDNYVGYLKRYLLARDGQKSVSGTFRKLLDGINYVKDILKYHTLVDIKPTIDHTNLSIFAMDAIAQSMANLINQIELSFRGNFPRYASVLKQEEAASLGMASRSMALTKKSGPVMTNHPDTIAIFGSETRTDQLIVHPLLKVIEWNKLENNQSTAKLALEDAPDTKEAVPPAGNQEEVDIDTVCDILKKLSHTDDDKMLNIFKENIPKELLEKFSRNLNDQQS; encoded by the exons ATGGCAGAGATCCCATCTCATTATTATGGGAACTATTCTGAACACCAGCAGATGATGTCAGAGAACTGCCACTCAGGCTTCCCTGGTCCCTTTCCAGAAGAACATTACAGTTATAACAGCCAAAGCATCAACCTAGCGTCACCTTATTCTCCAAACAATTACCAGCCAGCTTTCTCGTCAGTGCAGACGCCTTCTTTTCATAATCCCTATAACGGACCATCCTATTGTGAAGTAGCATCTAACTTTTCATTGAATTCTGTTGCTAACTCCCCTTTTGATGATGACAGAAATGCTTCCCTAAATAACCAAAGAATCGACAACGTGAAAACAACGAACAGTTTTTTTGACAGGCGACATTCAGTTGATCTCGCAGAACCTCTTGACGAAATTCCTGTGGAATCACTTTTGTACATAAGCAAGCAGGACGGTCAGCTTATAAAGAGTGAAGCAGAAGATTCTATACAAACCACCTTTTCAGACTCCGACGATTTTCTCTTTGGACCGGACAGAGACGAAGAGGACTCAAGGTCAACTATGTATTCAGTGAATTCAACTTCAGATTCGGTCGTGTCCACGCATTCTATCAGTCATGGTTATGACCATTCCACCGCGGCTTCAACTTCACCTAATTCGGTCTCTTCTTGCATGAAGTCAATATATGAACCGATAGATTTCACAGATTCTCTCATTCCTAGTCAGCCATACACTCCACATAACCAGGCCATTATGAACCCCAGTTCTTCTTGTTCTAATGTGACTTGTGATACATTAAACAATGGTTTTCTTACCTCAAACAGTCATGCCTCACTAGAATCAAGTCAAGTGGCGGGTTTCCCTCAAGTTAGTCCCAAATACAGCCAGAGACCAATGCAAAATTATAACGATCCATTTTTTAAGGATAAAGAACAAGTTATGAAACTAACTGAATCCAGTCCCATGAAAAAGAAACCCAAGCTGATTAAGAAAGCTCCCAAACATCAACAAGGTGGACCAAAGAATTTCAAGAAACCAAAAGTTTCCGAGGCTTCTAAAATTTCAATTCAAGGCTCGTTTGACGAGTCTGTCATGATAAATAAAAATGAGTGTTCAAACCAGCATAGACCAATCTCTCCGTCAAGTTCATACAGAGACGAATTTCTCACTGATGAGAATTCTGACATGGACTGTCCAGGTAGTGTAGAATCTCCTAATAAGCCAGCGAAGCCGTCGAAGAAGCCCAATACCGAAAATCCCACACGAGTTGTGAGAAAGAGGATGAGATGCCCTCGGGGTATGACCCTGGAAATCAAACCTTGTGAGGTGTGCGGCGACAAAGCTAAGAACATGCACTTCGGTGGCTTGGTGTGTGACTCTTGCAAGGCCTTTTTCCGGAGATCTGTGCAGAGCAATGCCTGGGATCAGTTCAAATGTGAAAAAGAGGGAAAGTGCAGCATTAATAAAACGAACCGCAGGTGTTGCCAGTATTGCAG GTTTCAAAAATGTGAGAAAGTCGGTATGAAGATGGACTGGGTCATGACGGAGTCCGGCAGGATGAACCTATTCAAGAACCGTCTGGCGAGGACGCGGCAGATGAAGGAGGAGAAAAAGCAGGAGACATTGTACGGGGAACTTCCCCGGTCTCTGTCGCACGAGGACGCCCTTGCCATCAAGAGAATCCTCAACACCTTGCACATGACGTTCGGATCGATCCCGTACCCGGGCGAGTGCGCAGGCGACTCCATTGACTCTCTGTCTAACATCTTCGTCTACCTCTGCAAGAAGTTTGGCAAGTTCTTCATCAAGATCACCGAAGAAACCGACCTCTGCGAGGAAGACAAGACTCTTCTGCTCAAGAATGGAATATCCATGTCCCTCTACATTAATGGTGCTCACATGTATGACCCCGTAAGTCGCAGCTGGCCCGCGAGCACGACCCACCCGTCCATCAAAGTACCTCACCTGACATTAGAGACCCTTGAGAAACTCGCCTCTATCCCAGATGCTTTCAGCACCATCATGAAGTTCTACGGCACCTACGAAGGCGATCTCAAGGACCACGTGGTAGCGGCGCTGATGTACCTCATTTCCTTTTTCCTGCCCGATGACCCTAAGTTAATAGACAGCTCGAGCGTCCAACAGATACAAGATAATTACGTGGGGTACCTGAAGAGGTACCTCCTGGCCAGGGACGGCCAGAAGAGCGTCTCGGGGACATTCCGCAAGCTCTTGGATGGTATCAACTACGTCAAAGACATCTTAAAGTACCACACATTAGTTGACATCAAACCCACCATAGACCACACGAATCTCTCCATATTTGCCATGGACGCCATAGCTCAATCAATGGCTAACCTCATCAATCAGATCGAACTGTCCTTCAGAGGAAACTTCCCCCGCTATGCCTCCGTTCTGAAACAGGAGGAGGCGGCGTCGTTGGGCATGGCCAGTCGTTCCATGGCGCTCACGAAGAAGAGTGGGCCAGTCATGACCAATCACCCCGACACAATAGCTATCTTCGGATCGGAAACGCGAACCGATCAGCTGATTGTGCATCCTCTGCTCAAGGTCATTGAGTGGAATAAACTGGAAAACAATCAATCCACTGCCAAACTGGCCTTGGAGGATGCTCCTGATACCAAGGAAGCTGTGCCTCCTGCAGGGAACCAGGAGGAGGTTGACATCGACACGGTCTGTGATATTTTGAAGAAGCTGTCTCACACCGATGACGATAAGATGCTAAACATCTTCAAAGAAAACATTCCAAAAGAATTACTTGAGAAGTTCTCTCGCAACCTTAATGATCAACAGTCTTAA